In Juglans regia cultivar Chandler chromosome 13, Walnut 2.0, whole genome shotgun sequence, the following proteins share a genomic window:
- the LOC108982763 gene encoding transcription factor HHO6-like, protein MGSVPPELSLDFRPTFVPKSISDFLGEVSRIGDVSERASKLEDFVKTLEEELRKIDAFKRELPLCMTLLNDAIRALKEESIQCTAPNEAQPLLEEFIPLKKDCDRSEETKKEKDYRDKKNWMSSFQLWNTDDHPSTDCTKHNAKSETKGSEEASELGSEDPFQSCKNRVEGVGFMPFKAYSGYPVASKEEREDFPVHGLSLLTPGIKNSREESNSNGSRNGCSRSVSSSDPTANIRSVTQHPQQQTARKQRRCWSPELHRRFVNALQQLGGSQAATPKQIRELMQVDGLTNDEVKSHLQKYRLHTRRLPANNASAAPTNQSVVVLGGLWMPQDQYGESSKASSSQSGSPQGPLQLTGNTGGTSTTGGDIMEDDEDAKSEGYSWKSHIPKPGKINV, encoded by the exons ATGGGTTCGGTTCCGCCTGAGCTGAGCTTGGATTTTAGGCCGACTTTTGTACCCAAATCAATCAGTGATTTCCTCGGGGAGGTTTCCAGGATTGGGGACGTCTCGGAGAGGGCATCGAAGCTCGAAGATTTCGTGAAAACATTGGAGGAAGAATTGAGGAAGATCGACGCGTTTAAACGCGAGCTTCCTCTCTGCATGACTTTATTGAACGATG CGATTCGAGCTCTGAAGGAGGAGTCAATACAATGCACTGCGCCAAATGAGGCTCAACCACTGTTGGAGGAGTTCATACCACTGAAGAAAGATTGTGATCGAAGTGAAgaaaccaagaaagaaaaagactaCAGGGATAAGAAGAATTGGATGAGCTCATTTCAGCTCTGGAACACTGATGATCATCCCTCTACTGATTGCACGAAACATAACGCCAAATCAGAAACGAAg GGGAGCGAGGAAGCAAGTGAATTAGGAAGTGAGGACCCATTCCAGTCTTGTAAAAACAGGGTTGAAGGGGTGGGATTTATGCCATTCAAGGCATATTCAGGTTATCCCGTTGCGAGCAAGGAAGAAAGGGAGGACTTTCCAGTTCATGGGCTTTCGCTTCTCACTCCGGGGATTAAGAATTCGAGGGAAGAATCCAATTCTAACGGTTCGAGAAATGGATGTAGCAGGTCAGTTTCCTCCTCTGATCCTACTGCAAATATACGGAGCGTGACACAACACCCGCAGCAGCAGACAGCTAGGAAGCAGAGGAGGTGCTGGTCACCAGAGTTGCACAGGCGGTTTGTCAATGCTTTGCAGCAACTTGGAGGTTCACAAG CGGCCACGCCAAAGCAAATTAGAGAACTGATGCAGGTGGACGGACTCACCAATGATGAAGTTAAGAGTCATTTACAA AAATACAGACTACATACTCGAAGGCTTCCAGCTAATAATGCATCAGCTGCTCCTACAAATCAATCTGTTGTTGTTTTAGGAGGTTTGTGGATGCCCCAAGATCAGTATGGTGAATCTTCTAAGGCTAGCAGTTCCCAGTCTGGATCTCCCCAAGGTCCCCTCCAGTTAACTGGAAACACTGGAGGGACTTCAACCACCGGGGGTGACATCatggaagatgatgaagatgcAAAATCTGAAGGCTATAGCTGGAAAAGTCACATTCCAAAACCTGGAAAAATCAATGTATAG